The genomic region GTTGTTGTAAAAGGCTTATCTGCACAAACCTACTGTATTACTTCAGATTCCATCTCATTGGGTCGGGCATTATCAAATGATTTTGTCATATCAGCGGAGGGTGTATCACGGATTCATGCCCGGATTTTCAAGGTGGGAAGCGGATACCATATCGAGGATATGGGGAGTACCAATGGCACGTTCATTGGCGAGCAGCAGATAAAAAAGGAAACGGAGCTGCGGGATGGAGATGTAATCGGACTCGGCCGTTCCGTTGCCCTGAGCTTTGTTTTCCCGCTCAAACCGGAGAAGGAAGCGGCACAGATCCTGGATCTCTCAGATGAAGCAGAGCCGGTGATCAGGTCTGCCATCGATTCTGGCGAGCGCGAACCGAGCCCGCGGCTTATCAGCACGATTGAGATACCGTCGGATATCCAATTCTTGCGCCGGACCTACCAGCGGTTGGCACTTCTGTACCAGGTGAACAATTCGGTAGGCTCGATGACCGATTTGGATCAATTATTTGAACGCATAGCCGTCATTGTGGTGAATCTGAAGAAAGCAGACAGAGTTGCCATCTTACTGCAGGACGAGCAAAAAGAGTTGGTTCCGGCGGTGGTCAAGGAAAAGGCCGAAGGTGCTGTGCATCACCCGATGCACGTCAATCGAGCGATCGTACAGAAAGTTATCGGGGAGGGTATCGGAATCCTCAGCGACGATGGGAATGATCCCCGTGGTGCTGAGGGTCATTCCGGCAGGGGCGTCATCGGCAGCGTCATATGCGGGCCGCTCAAGCGTAAGGAAAAAATCATCGGCGCAATCTACGTGGCCTGTTTGAATCAGAATGAAGAGTTTGATGAAGAAGACTTGAAGCTGCTGATTGCCGTGTGCAATGAAGCGTCGATCGTCATCGACAACGCGTATTCGTATCGGGAGATTGAGGAATTGAACAAGGGGCTCGAGGAGAAAGTGCGACAACGCACAGCGGACCTTGAGCGCGCGCTGGAGAATCTGAAAGATGCCCAGTTGCAGCTCGTTCAATCTGAACGGGCATCCGCCGTAGCTCAATTGCTCTCCGGCATCGCCCACGAAATAAACAACCCCGTAAACTACATCATGAACGGCATTGACTCGCTCAGCCGCTATGTCCGAGAGCTTCGTTGGATGAACGAAAGCTACTGTCAGGCGGCGCGGCAGGCCGGTCTCGACTTGAGCGAGATCGAAGCGGAGGCGGATAGATTAAATTTCTCTGAACATATGTCTATGCTAAGCGACCTGCTGTTGGCCATTCATGACGGTGCCAGGCGAACCGCTGAGATCGTTCAGTCGCTTCGCGGTTTCTCGCGTACCGGTGAATCTGAGATCAAGGAAATCGATCTGAATCAGACAATCGACGAATCTTTGCGGTTGCTGTCGTATCGATTGAAGGAGGGGGTGACGGTAGAAATTGAGAAAGGCGATATTCCCCTTCATTCCTGCTACGCGTCGCAGATGGGCCAGGTGTTCCTCAACCTGCTCGATAACGCCGAGCAGGCAATCGGTCAGGACGGACGAATTCTCATCAAGACGTGGTGCGATCCATCATGGGTTTTCATTAGCATATCGGATTCGGGAAAAGGAATCGCACCTGAAATCATCCCGAAGATCTTCGATCCCTTCTTCACAACGAAGACTGAAAATGGGGGCATTGGTCTTGGCCTTTCGATCAGTATGGCCATTGTAAAGCGCCATGGAGGAGATATCAGAGTGCAGAGCGAACCAGGATCTGGAACGACTTTTACGATATCGCTTCCCCGAGAAGCAAAACCGGGTGCAGCCGAGCGGGGCTGACATTATGCAAAGGGAACCTATTCTCTACGTTGATGACGACCACAACAATCTTATCGTCTTTAGGACTGCTTTCCTCGATTATTTCGATGTCTGTGCCTGCTCTTCGGCTGAAGAAGCCCTCTCCCTTTGCGAGCGGCGCGAATTCCCTGTCATTATCGCCGATCAGCGAATGCCCGGAATGAAGGGGACTGATTTTCTGGAAATCGTCAAGGAGAAGTACCCGCTGACGATTCGAATGATACTCACAGCGTACACCGATGTGGTAGACGTTCTTGATGCCATTAATAAAGGCAGCGTGTACAAGTACCTGACAAAGCCGTGGCGAACTGAGGACTTGCTCATGACGCTGCACCGGGCGCTCGAGGCGTACCATCTGTCACAGGAGAACCGCCGCTTAACCGATCAATTGATCGAGGCGGCCAAATTGTCGGTGCTTGGTCAATTTTCTGCGGGAATCGCACATGAGATAAGGAACGAACTGAGTTTGATCACATTGGCTGAACTCATTCGAGAGAAGTACCCGAAAGACGAGATGCTCCAGCGCTATTCTGCAATTCTGCTCGAAGCCCGCGACCATCTGCTGGAAATTGTGAACGAGGTCACGAATGTGGCGCGTGGAGTGGAGCCTTCATGCGAGAAAAAGCCGGTTCCGCTGGCTGAGATTATTCAAAACGCGCTTTCCCTTGTCAGGTACGACAGGAATTTCGACGGCAAAACCCTGGTTGAGAAGGTTTCGCAAAATCCTGTCATCTCAGGCGACAAGGGCAAGTTGCGCCAGGTATTTATCAATGTCCTGCAGAATGCCGCTCATGCAACCGATTCTTGCAACCAGGGCGTCATTACAATCGAAACCCTCGAAGAACCTGGCTTCGGCGTGGTGGCAATTAGCGACAACGGGTGCGGGATCGCACCGGAGAACATGGCCCGCATTTGGGAACCATTCTTTACCACCAAACAGGAGCATGGAACCGGGCTGGGCCTGGATATCTGCCAAAAGATTCTCCATGCGCACAATGGACGTATTGAGTGCACCGATTCCAGTCCGGACGGGACAACCTTTAAGGTCTGGCTGCCGCTGC from Candidatus Abyssobacteria bacterium SURF_5 harbors:
- a CDS encoding FHA domain-containing protein, whose protein sequence is MDTVIPKLVVVKGLSAQTYCITSDSISLGRALSNDFVISAEGVSRIHARIFKVGSGYHIEDMGSTNGTFIGEQQIKKETELRDGDVIGLGRSVALSFVFPLKPEKEAAQILDLSDEAEPVIRSAIDSGEREPSPRLISTIEIPSDIQFLRRTYQRLALLYQVNNSVGSMTDLDQLFERIAVIVVNLKKADRVAILLQDEQKELVPAVVKEKAEGAVHHPMHVNRAIVQKVIGEGIGILSDDGNDPRGAEGHSGRGVIGSVICGPLKRKEKIIGAIYVACLNQNEEFDEEDLKLLIAVCNEASIVIDNAYSYREIEELNKGLEEKVRQRTADLERALENLKDAQLQLVQSERASAVAQLLSGIAHEINNPVNYIMNGIDSLSRYVRELRWMNESYCQAARQAGLDLSEIEAEADRLNFSEHMSMLSDLLLAIHDGARRTAEIVQSLRGFSRTGESEIKEIDLNQTIDESLRLLSYRLKEGVTVEIEKGDIPLHSCYASQMGQVFLNLLDNAEQAIGQDGRILIKTWCDPSWVFISISDSGKGIAPEIIPKIFDPFFTTKTENGGIGLGLSISMAIVKRHGGDIRVQSEPGSGTTFTISLPREAKPGAAERG
- a CDS encoding response regulator, encoding MEEISECRANQDLERLLRYRFPEKQNRVQPSGADIMQREPILYVDDDHNNLIVFRTAFLDYFDVCACSSAEEALSLCERREFPVIIADQRMPGMKGTDFLEIVKEKYPLTIRMILTAYTDVVDVLDAINKGSVYKYLTKPWRTEDLLMTLHRALEAYHLSQENRRLTDQLIEAAKLSVLGQFSAGIAHEIRNELSLITLAELIREKYPKDEMLQRYSAILLEARDHLLEIVNEVTNVARGVEPSCEKKPVPLAEIIQNALSLVRYDRNFDGKTLVEKVSQNPVISGDKGKLRQVFINVLQNAAHATDSCNQGVITIETLEEPGFGVVAISDNGCGIAPENMARIWEPFFTTKQEHGTGLGLDICQKILHAHNGRIECTDSSPDGTTFKVWLPLHRQD